The Methanobrevibacter sp. TLL-48-HuF1 genomic sequence GATTCAGATGTAGCTTTGATTACAGGGGGGGATCCTTTAATAGCTACTACTCATAGTGATTTTTTGGTTCAATGTTCTAAAAAAGGCATTGATTATGAAGTAATTCATGGATCATCTATTTTATCTTCTGCACCAGCTATTTCCGGACTTCAGGGTTATAAGTTTGGTAAAGTTACAACCATTCCTTTCCCTGACCATAATTTCTATCCAAAATCTCCATACATAGCTATTGAAGAAAATTTAGCTATGGATTTGCATACTTTAGTTTTGCTTGATATTCAAGCTCATAATGACCGTTACATGACTGTTAATCAGGGTTTGGAATATCTGATGAATATTAAAAATACTTTGGATTATGATGGCGCAATTACTGAGGATACTTTGGCTGTTGGTATTGCAAGAGTAGGTTCTAAAGATGTTGTTGTAAAAGCAGGTAAAATCAGCCAGTTAATTGATTATGATTTTGGAGGGCCTCTTCACTGTATTGTAATTCCTTCCAAACTTCACATTGTTGAAGCAGAATATTTAGTTGAGATAGCTGGAGCTAACCGTGAAATTCTTGATGAAATTTAAATTAAAATAAGGGGAGAGAAGTAGAACGTGTTTTTTGGATTTTCTACTTCTTAAATTCAATGAAACATATCTTAATATATTTTTGGAGATTATAAAATGGTTGACTGATGTTCATTGTCTGACATGAATTTTACTTCACATCGTATTATACTTTATTTTCATGATATATAAATGTTTTTATTTAATTTTTTAGAAAATTAATGTAATTTTTGTTTTTTGTTTAGCGAATTTATGTGAAAAAACACTTGCTAATTTATGTATAATAAGTTACAGTAGTATTATACATGACAAAAAACAAACGTGTAACCATTACTATCAATAATGATTTGGACTTGCATTTTCGTAAACTGGCTTCTTCTAAGATGCTTTTTGAAACAGGGTGGTATTCTAAAGCTGTTGAAGAGGCAATTGAGTTGTGGATTGAAAATGAAACTCTTTAAATTTTTATTTTTTTATTTTTTTTATTTTTGAAGTTAATTGGATTGTATTTTCTTGATTTGTTTAAGTACAGCTAATTTCTACAGGGCAATTTAACAATATCTTATTTTATTTGTTTACAAACTGGAAAGAAAATTGTAATTGCATAATGGATTTTAATTAATCTCTTACTTTTTTGGATAAACTATTTAAATTAATAAATTGTATTTATTATTAATAGGTGTTCAAAATGGAAAATGATGATTATAGGACTGTTAGGGTCTATACTAAAAAGTACACTAGTAAAGACAAAGATGGTAATGTTATTGAAAAGGAATCAAAACAAAAACAGGTTAGCCTTAAAAAAGAAGACCCTTTTGAAGATAATGATCTTGTTCGTGTTCTTTCAAGTGAAGAATATGAAGAATTAGTTGATAATCAGTTTTCTCAAAAAAAATTAGATGATTATGAGGAAATTATTAATAAAAAAGATAATCAGATTGCTGATTTAAATAATCAGATAAATATACTTAAAAATTCATTTTTTGATGATGTGGATGATTTAAAAGAACAAATTAAGGATAAGGATGAATTAATTAAAGCAAAAGATGAAATTCAGGAACTTAATAAAAAACTTAATAAAGTGGATGAAGAAAGAGTAGCTATTTTTAAAGAACTGGATTATAAAAATAAGATGATTTTAGCTTACAATGTAGAATTGAACAAATCTATTCTTAATGCAATTAATGTTGTCATTGATGAAGCAAGAGATAATATTAATAAGAGAAATGCCCAATTGGTTGAAAATTTGGAAAATTCCATCTCTAAAGCTAAACATGATGTAAATGAGAAGAATAAAGCTATAGCATTTGAGATAAATAGTACTATTGATGACATGAATGAGCAAATTCGTGAGACAAGTATGATTAAAATGCTATTAAATAAAAATAAGATTAATTTAAGAGTACCTACTGATGATTTGCTTAAGCCTTTTGAGTTTGATTTCAGTGTTGAACAATTTTTATCAGGTCAGGCACTGGAACTTGATGCATCTGAAATTCTAAAAGAAGTAATGCCTAAACTTCCAGAACCATTTTCCAAATATATTGACACATTAGATGATGTGGAAGATGAAATAGCACCTATTGATGTTAAACACAAAAAAGGAGATTAAATCATGGAATTTAGAAGTGTAAACACTCCAAATTTAACTTTTAAATATCCTGTCACATGGGAAAAAGAAAAAGCAGATACTTATAATAATCCTGATTGTGTAGCTACTTTGTCTAAAGGGGAAGAAAATTTACTTAATGTGGTAATGTTTCCAACAAGGACAAATATTGAAGATTATAAGTTATTTATGGAAGATGCTATTAGTGATGATGGAGGGGTTATTTTAGAATCAGATTTTGTTGAAATAGCTGGAAAACCTGCTATTAAAACACATGCAAATATGGATACTCCTGATATCAACTTTGATATTCACAATTATGTGTTTATAGAAAATGGAAATATTTATATCTTTGAATTAAGAACTGTTGAAGCTTCCTTAGAACCAGTTACAGAATTTAAAGATATGATTAATACTTTAATATTAAAATAGCTGACTATATTCTAAAAGATAATTTTTATGCTCTTTGTCTAATATTTTTAAAGCAGAAACATTTTGGGGATTGGTAAGTGACCTTTCTTCAACTAAATTTCTTAATGAACTATTTTTCATATGAGTCTGAATTTCTTTAATTACAAAATTAAGAGTTTCAATGTTTTTTTCTTCAAGTTCGTCTCTTGTTATATTTTCATAAATAGGATAAGTTTCCAAGTCATATGTTTTAGTTGGAGTTAATAGAACATTTAAATAACTGTAATAATTGCCGGAATCTGCTAAAAATCCATCAACACCCATATAAGCTAATAATGGCATAAATGATGGTTCAGCAAATGAAAATATTAAATAGCTGGTTGGATGCATATTTTTTCTTAAATTAACAATCATATTGCTGAGGTCTCTTGGATGTAATAATAATTCGTCACTATTAGCTATTATAAATCCATTGTAACCTATCTTTTCTAATTCTTTTAAGCATTCAACTCTTAAATCAATGTATTTTGAACCTTGTATTGTAGCTATGTTACATTTATCTGTATTTTCTTTAGCTAGTCTTAATGTTTCTTTAACATTAAATTGTGCAATTTCACGGTCAATATTATATGCAGATCCTTCGTAAGGCGCTATTTTAATGTCATTTTTAAAAAATAATTTAGGAGTAATTGTATCATTTATTTTTCCAACTCTTCCAGGTCCATCATGTGATTTTATTTCAAATTTTTCAATCAATTTAAACATTCCATTTATTTTCTTAACATTATATATGGTTTTACTTTCTATTTTAAGGTTATCCAAAATATAATCATTAGTGTAATCTTTTAGGTTACACTTTTGGAAATTTTAGTAACCTTTATATATGGTTTTTTGATAGAATATTAGTATGGATTTGAGGATTATATTCCTATGATTATCCAGGGTGTGTTTTCAATGTCTATTATTGATAATCTAAAATCTCTATTTAAAAGAGGTAAAGATAATGAAGAAAAAGGTATTGATGATTTAAAATCTGAAGATACCAAAGTTACATCTTCCAATAATTTTGATAAAAGTATTGTTTCTGGAACTAAAACTACTGAACCTATGGTTAAGATTAATATTAGTTCAGATGATGATGAGGATATGACTTTTAAAAAAGACGTTAAAACTTCTGAAACTAGTGATGTTAAAGAAAACGAAGAAATTGCTCCTAAAATTGATGATGTAGAGGAAAAAACTGAAGTTCTTGACGAACTGGATATTTTGACTGATGATTCAAATGAGGATGATGAAGTTTCTGAAGATGAAAATGACACCACTGAAACTGAAGACGAATCAATTGATGAGTCTGAAGAAGTAGTTAACGACGAAAAAGTTGAAAACGAAGTTTCAAAAGATAATGATAAAAAGAGAGATAATATGACTTTATTGACTGATAAAGAATTATTAACCGATGCAAATCGTGATAAAGAATTTACAGCAGAATTCATTGATGCTGGAATTGAAACAGTTAAACATTGTTTCCAATGTGGTACCTGTGGTGGAAGTTGTCCTTCTGGAAGAAGAACTCCTTATAAAGTAAGACAAATAGTAAGGAAATGTTTACTTGGATTAAAAGAAGAAGTAATTTCCGATGACGCTTTATGGATGTGTACTACCTGTTACACTTGTCAAGAAAGATGTCCTAGAAGTGTTAAAATCGTTGAAATCATTAAAAAAGCACGTAACGTTGCTGCTCATGCAGGTTACATGGCTCTTGCTCACAAAAAAACTGGTTTATTTGTAATTAAAACTGGTCACGGAGTACCTATTAATGATGCAACTAAAGCTTTAAGATCTAAAATTGGTCTTTCAGAATTACCTGCAACCACTCATTCATTCCCAGAAGCTTTAGAAGAAGTACAAAAAATATGCGAAATCACTGCTTTTGATGAATTAATTGGTTATGATAAAGCAACCGGAGATTTAAAAGAATAAATTAATTGAGGAGAGTATTAATATGGAAATTGCATACTTCTTAGGTTGTATTATGAACAACCGTTACCCTGGTATTGAAAAAGCAACCAGACAATTATTTGACGCATTAGATATTGAATTAAAAGACATGGAAGGAGCATCTTGTTGTCCTGCTCCTGGTGTATTTGGTTCTTTTGATGAAAAAACATGGGCTTCCATTGCAGCTCGTAACTTATCCCTTGCAGAAGATATGGGAATGGATATTATGACTGAATGTAATGGTTGTTTTGGTTCTTTAACTGAATGTAATCACATGTTAAAAGAAAGTGAAGATAAAAAAGCAGAAATTAATGAAGTTTTATCTGAAGTAGGTAAAGAATTCAAAGGAACTACTGAAGTAAAACACTTTGCACAAATCTTAAGAGATGATGTAGGATACGAAAAATTAGCATCCCTTATTGAAAAACCTTTAGACTTAAATGTTGCTGTTCACTATGGATGCCACTTCTTAAAACCAACTGCTGAAATCGGTATTGAAGACCAAGCAGAAGATCCATCTATCTTAGATGATTTAGTTGAAATCACTGGTGCTAAATCTGTACCTTATGAAGACAAAATGATGTGCTGTGGTGCAGGTGGAGGATTAAGATCCAGAGATTTAGATGTAACTTTAAGCTACACTAAAGAAAAACT encodes the following:
- the hdrB gene encoding CoB--CoM heterodisulfide reductase subunit B, which encodes MEIAYFLGCIMNNRYPGIEKATRQLFDALDIELKDMEGASCCPAPGVFGSFDEKTWASIAARNLSLAEDMGMDIMTECNGCFGSLTECNHMLKESEDKKAEINEVLSEVGKEFKGTTEVKHFAQILRDDVGYEKLASLIEKPLDLNVAVHYGCHFLKPTAEIGIEDQAEDPSILDDLVEITGAKSVPYEDKMMCCGAGGGLRSRDLDVTLSYTKEKLEHMTEAGVDAIVNVCPFCHLQFDQGQTEVNDKYGTDYALPVFHLAQLYGLAMGLTADDLTLDAQAIDAAPALAKALGENAK
- the hdrC gene encoding CoB--CoM heterodisulfide reductase subunit C, producing MSIIDNLKSLFKRGKDNEEKGIDDLKSEDTKVTSSNNFDKSIVSGTKTTEPMVKINISSDDDEDMTFKKDVKTSETSDVKENEEIAPKIDDVEEKTEVLDELDILTDDSNEDDEVSEDENDTTETEDESIDESEEVVNDEKVENEVSKDNDKKRDNMTLLTDKELLTDANRDKEFTAEFIDAGIETVKHCFQCGTCGGSCPSGRRTPYKVRQIVRKCLLGLKEEVISDDALWMCTTCYTCQERCPRSVKIVEIIKKARNVAAHAGYMALAHKKTGLFVIKTGHGVPINDATKALRSKIGLSELPATTHSFPEALEEVQKICEITAFDELIGYDKATGDLKE
- the dph5 gene encoding diphthine synthase, translated to MFLKSYNMFYLVGLGLFDAKDISLKGLECLKSVDKIYAEFFTSRLFGSSFDEIEAQIGKKIEVLVRNEVEEESKFLDEAIDSDVALITGGDPLIATTHSDFLVQCSKKGIDYEVIHGSSILSSAPAISGLQGYKFGKVTTIPFPDHNFYPKSPYIAIEENLAMDLHTLVLLDIQAHNDRYMTVNQGLEYLMNIKNTLDYDGAITEDTLAVGIARVGSKDVVVKAGKISQLIDYDFGGPLHCIVIPSKLHIVEAEYLVEIAGANREILDEI
- a CDS encoding archaeosine tRNA-ribosyltransferase, which gives rise to MFKLIEKFEIKSHDGPGRVGKINDTITPKLFFKNDIKIAPYEGSAYNIDREIAQFNVKETLRLAKENTDKCNIATIQGSKYIDLRVECLKELEKIGYNGFIIANSDELLLHPRDLSNMIVNLRKNMHPTSYLIFSFAEPSFMPLLAYMGVDGFLADSGNYYSYLNVLLTPTKTYDLETYPIYENITRDELEEKNIETLNFVIKEIQTHMKNSSLRNLVEERSLTNPQNVSALKILDKEHKNYLLEYSQLF